The following proteins come from a genomic window of Pelagicoccus albus:
- a CDS encoding aldose epimerase family protein: protein MRSNGPSLKTSLQLLALSGAMLVGASCTAESDTVESSAFGTSKSGEPVTLYTLDNANGMEVDIITYGGRVTRLTAPDRDGNYADVVQGFSDIAGYEADSSFQGALIGRYGNRIAHGQFVIDGETYDLAKNDMPGDIPCHLHGGTIGYDKVVWTAEPVVKDGIEGLKLTYLSEDGEEGYPGTLDITVHYWLQDDDSLKITYHATTDKKTYVNLTNHAYFNLKGEGEGTIVDHEFTLNASKFTPVDKGLIPTGELRPVKGTPFDFTTAHTLSARIGDENEQLSFGGGYDHNWVLDNQDGSMALAATVYEPTTGRVMEVMTEEPGIQLYSGNFLDGTMTGQSGKSYEYRGAFCLETQHYPDSPNQPNFPSTLLAPGDVYDTTTIYKFSSK from the coding sequence ATGAGATCTAATGGACCTTCATTAAAAACATCGCTTCAGCTGCTCGCGCTATCCGGCGCCATGCTCGTCGGAGCAAGCTGTACCGCCGAATCCGATACAGTTGAGAGCAGCGCCTTCGGAACAAGCAAATCTGGAGAGCCGGTCACGCTTTACACTTTAGACAATGCCAATGGCATGGAAGTGGACATCATCACCTATGGAGGAAGAGTCACCCGTCTGACTGCTCCAGATCGCGATGGCAATTACGCGGATGTAGTTCAAGGCTTCTCCGACATCGCGGGATACGAAGCGGACTCCAGCTTCCAGGGCGCTTTAATCGGTCGCTATGGAAACCGTATTGCTCACGGTCAGTTCGTGATCGATGGCGAAACTTACGACCTGGCCAAGAACGATATGCCTGGCGACATCCCCTGTCACCTCCATGGAGGAACAATCGGTTACGACAAGGTCGTCTGGACAGCTGAGCCCGTTGTGAAGGACGGAATCGAAGGTTTGAAGCTCACCTATCTGAGCGAGGATGGAGAAGAAGGCTACCCCGGCACTTTGGATATTACGGTCCACTACTGGCTCCAGGACGATGATTCACTGAAAATCACTTACCACGCCACTACCGACAAGAAGACTTACGTCAACTTGACCAATCACGCTTACTTCAACCTCAAGGGAGAAGGAGAGGGCACGATCGTCGATCATGAGTTCACCCTCAACGCCAGCAAGTTCACCCCTGTGGACAAAGGCTTGATCCCGACTGGCGAGCTTCGCCCAGTGAAGGGTACTCCTTTTGATTTCACCACAGCTCATACGCTCTCCGCACGTATTGGCGACGAGAACGAACAGCTGTCATTTGGCGGTGGATACGACCACAATTGGGTGCTCGACAACCAAGATGGTTCTATGGCTTTGGCTGCTACTGTTTACGAGCCCACAACTGGACGCGTGATGGAAGTGATGACCGAAGAGCCTGGTATCCAGCTCTACAGCGGTAACTTCTTGGACGGGACCATGACTGGCCAGTCTGGCAAGAGCTACGAATACCGCGGCGCGTTCTGCCTCGAGACTCAGCACTATCCCGACTCTCCAAACCAGCCAAACTTCCCAAGCACGCTTTTGGCTCCAGGAGATGTCTACGACACGACCACCATCTACAAGTTTAGCTCTAAGTAA